In a single window of the Streptomyces cinnabarinus genome:
- a CDS encoding ABC transporter permease encodes MALPVAFFGVFFAYPVTAIVARGLHADGAWHFGRIWDVVAQPDIRHVLWFTTWQALASTALTLLVALPGAYVFARYDFPGKQVLRAVVTVPFVLPTVVVGTAFLALVGRGGLLDELWGLRLDTTVWAILLAHVFFNYAVAVRTVGGLWAQLDPRQEEAARMLGASRFKAWRQITLPALGPAVAAATLMVFLFTFTSFGVVQILGGPTFSTLEVEIYRQTSEIFDLATAAVLTLVQFVAVGAILAVHAWTVRRRETALRLVDASLTARRPRGAGQWALLAGVLVTIVVLLLLPLAVLVQRSLDAPGFAYYRELTSADRGVFLVPPIEAIGNSLEYAAVATAVAVVIGGLAAAALTRRDAGRFVRGFDALLMLPLGVSAVTVGFGFLIALDEPPLDLRASWILVPLAQALVGVPFVVRTMLPVLRAVDQRLREAAAVLGASPWRVWREVDLPMVRRALLIAAGFAFAVSLGEFGATVFIARPDNPTLPVAVAKLLGRAGQLNYGQAMALSTILMVVCAVALLVLERLRTDRTGEF; translated from the coding sequence ATGGCCCTGCCCGTCGCGTTCTTCGGCGTCTTCTTCGCCTACCCCGTCACCGCGATCGTCGCGCGCGGTCTGCACGCCGACGGGGCCTGGCACTTCGGCCGGATCTGGGATGTCGTGGCCCAGCCGGACATCCGGCACGTCCTGTGGTTCACCACCTGGCAGGCCCTCGCCTCGACCGCGCTGACCCTGCTGGTCGCACTGCCCGGCGCCTATGTCTTCGCGCGCTACGACTTCCCCGGCAAGCAGGTGCTGCGGGCCGTGGTGACGGTGCCGTTCGTGCTGCCGACGGTCGTCGTCGGTACGGCCTTCCTGGCGCTGGTCGGCCGGGGCGGACTGCTCGACGAGCTGTGGGGTCTACGGCTGGACACCACCGTGTGGGCGATCCTGCTGGCGCATGTCTTCTTCAACTACGCGGTCGCCGTGCGCACCGTCGGCGGACTGTGGGCGCAGCTCGATCCACGGCAGGAGGAGGCGGCCCGGATGCTCGGGGCGTCGCGCTTCAAGGCCTGGCGGCAGATCACCCTGCCCGCCCTCGGCCCGGCCGTGGCCGCCGCCACCCTGATGGTCTTCCTGTTCACCTTCACCTCCTTCGGTGTCGTGCAGATCCTCGGCGGCCCCACCTTCTCCACCCTCGAAGTGGAGATCTACCGCCAGACCTCCGAGATCTTCGACCTGGCCACGGCCGCGGTCCTCACCCTCGTCCAGTTCGTGGCCGTCGGCGCGATCCTCGCCGTGCACGCCTGGACGGTACGGCGGCGGGAGACCGCGCTGCGGCTGGTGGACGCCTCGCTGACCGCGCGCCGGCCGCGCGGAGCCGGGCAGTGGGCGCTGCTGGCCGGCGTCCTGGTCACCATCGTCGTACTGCTCCTGCTGCCCCTCGCCGTGCTGGTGCAGCGGTCCCTGGACGCGCCCGGGTTCGCCTACTACCGGGAGCTGACCTCGGCCGACCGCGGGGTCTTCCTGGTCCCGCCGATCGAGGCGATCGGGAACTCGCTGGAGTACGCCGCGGTCGCGACCGCCGTCGCCGTGGTGATCGGCGGACTCGCCGCCGCCGCGCTGACCCGACGGGACGCGGGACGGTTCGTACGGGGCTTCGACGCGCTGCTGATGCTGCCGCTCGGGGTGTCCGCGGTGACCGTCGGGTTCGGGTTCCTGATCGCTCTGGACGAGCCGCCGCTCGATCTGCGGGCCAGCTGGATCCTGGTGCCGCTCGCCCAGGCACTCGTGGGCGTCCCCTTCGTCGTACGGACCATGCTGCCCGTGCTGCGCGCCGTGGATCAGCGGCTGCGGGAGGCGGCGGCCGTGCTCGGGGCGTCGCCGTGGCGGGTGTGGCGGGAGGTGGATCTGCCGATGGTGCGGCGGGCGCTGCTGATCGCGGCCGGGTTCGCCTTCGCCGTGTCGCTGGGGGAGTTCGGGGCGACCGTGTTCATCGCGCGGCCGGACAATCCGACGCTGCCGGTCGCGGTGGCCAAGCTGCTCGGCCGGGCCGGTCAGCTCAACTACGGCCAGGCGATGGCCCTTTCGACGATTCTGATGGTGGTGTGCGCGGTGGCGCTGCTGGTGCTGGAGCGGCTGCGGACCGATCGGACGGGGGAGTTCTGA